The Musa acuminata AAA Group cultivar baxijiao chromosome BXJ1-8, Cavendish_Baxijiao_AAA, whole genome shotgun sequence genomic sequence AGGAGGAGATGTCTCGATGTGGAGAGCAGCCGGCGTTCTCGCTTAGGGGAAATGATGCTCAAGGGGAGTGCTCAGCTGCTGGGTTTGCTTGTGGAGAGAGCTCAAAGCAGGGGAGGGGCTCGGGAGATGAAGCTAAAGAAAGCTGAATTGGAGCTCGATGAGCTGAAGCGGAGAAGAACCGAGGACGCCAAGGCCAATGAGAAAGTCGTCGCCATCTTCGCTGCCCATGAACAGAGATGGATTGCGGAAAGGAAGAGTCTGAGGCTTCAGATCCAAGCTCTGGTCAAGGAGCTGCAGATCATGAAGTCAAAGCACGAAGACGCCATTTCGAATTTGGAGAAGAGGCTCGAGGAGGATGAGCGAGTGATGCTACTCAAGGACGAGGCCTTGGAGCAGGagcagaagaagaggaaggagatgGAAGAAAAGCTACAACTGGCGGAAGAGGTGGCCGAGGCGGTGACGGAGAGGGCGAAGCAGGAGGCGCAGGATCACTCTGCAGAGCTCTGGAAGCACAAGACGGCGTTCGTGGAGCTCGTCTCGAGTCAACGACAAATGGAAGCCGAGATGGGCCGTGCCCTCCGGCAAGCGGAAGCAGCGAAGCAGGAGCTTGAGGAGGTACTCGAACGGAAGCAAGAAGTTGCTGCCATGGTCGACAGGCTATCGCGGGAGATGGTAAAGATGCAGAAGGATTCCGAGCAAAAGGATAAGATCTTATCCGCAATGCTGAGGAAATCCAAGCTTGACGCAGCAGAGAAGCAGCGGCTTCTGAAGGAGGTGAAGTTGTCCAAGGCCAAGAAGAAGCAAGCCGAGCTGGAGATGGAGAGGTGGAGGAACATGTGGGAATCAAAGCACAAGAAGAGCTCGAGGGACCTCCATTCCGTGGATGTGGGATCTTCCCAGATTCGAAGACTAGAATTGCCGCTGGAAACCAGTGGGCATAACCCCAAGAACCTCCTCCTTGATTGCTTTGCAGCTGAAGGCAAGAAAGAACAAGACTCTTCCACAACAATTGAGGATGACAACGGCACAGCTGCTGGATGCTATGATCACTACTCCAGTGATGAAGCCGATGAGCCTGGTAAGGTTGCATTAAGCTTTCTAGATACAGATATTAACTTACGGGAAGAACATGATCTTTAAGCTGATAATTTACTAGGCATGGATGACTTGCAACGATTGCAAGATTGGATCCGCAGGGAAACCGAGAAATATGCAACCATCCTTGAGCAGAAGCACTACGCAGAGATCGATGCATTCGCAGAACAGATGAGGCAGAAGGACGAGAAGCTCGAAGCTTTTCGCTGGCGGGTGCTGAGCATGGAGCTTGAGACGAAGCAGCTTAAATCCCACATTGAAGGGCTCGATGGTAACTTATTCCACTTGAGGGAGGAAAACATCAGATTGGAAGCCATGTTGCTGGATAAGGAACGGGAGATCAAGTCACTGAAGGAGGAAGTCAACTTCCATGTCCGAAATGTCGAGCGGAACAGCTCGAGCTTTCTTCCATGTCCTGAGGCTTGTCTATCTCAGTCTCTTTGGCCAGAAGTCAAGATCACAAACAAGAGACCAACAGAGAAGGCGGAGAAGGATGATCAAAATGATACAGAGGACACGACAGTGATGCAGTCGGGATCACGTAGTGAGAGAGAAGTTTTGCTCGAAGAAAGCGGATCCATCGATGTTGATGATACAGATTCAGCTGAGTCACCATCACCAACCAGTAATCTTCAGGACCGTATCGATAGAACAGTGAGTCTCTCTGAAGACCAGGCAAACAACATCTCGGTGACCTCCAGTTCTGCGAACAGAGAGATCGAAAAGGAGGAGGTGAACTTGGCGCGGGGCAATGCTCAAGAATCAAATGGCCTCCGAAAAGGCTGTGCTGAAACTGCAGGTGTGATGAAGAACACTTCATGGAAGATGGACATCCAAGCTCTTGCTATCTCCTACAAGATCAAAAGGCTAAAACAGCAGCTAGTTGTGCTCGAAAAGTTGGTTGGTTCACAAGCAAACAAAGATGATGCATCAAGCACACCTGACGGATCTAATTACGAGAAGAGGGATGAGCACAGGCAGCAGCTCAAGGGGCTCCTGCTACTGAAATCTATACTCCACAAGCAACTGAAGAGATATCAGTCTCTGGAAGAGAAGACCGACGACCTGTGCAGGAGAATGGTAAGCATCTGCCGATTTTTTGTGCACTAAGACATTCTACATCAACTCATTCCCCTGATGTTGTTCTCTTACTATCCCAGCACGAGAACTATCGATCGGGAAGCAGAAGAGAGTCGCAGAATGGCAGGACAAATGAACAAACGGTGACACTGCGGCGATTCCTCGAAGAGACATTTCAGCTGCAGAGGTACATGGTGGCAACAGGACAGAAGCTGATGGAGATGCAGACGAGGATCGCATCTACCTTCTCCGGTGCTGTCATGCTTGACGAGTCGGTAAAGTTCAACATGGGGCAGTTCTCAGACATCGTTAGAACTCTTTTCCGGGAGATACAGAGAGGTCTGGAGGTGCGAATAGCTCGAGTTATTGGAGACCTCGAAGGAACACTAGCTTGTGATGGAATTCTTCACAGGTGGAGCTGTGGACATGTGGTATGATAGATGATCCCAGAGAAATGCAAATGTAATCTCTTCCCCGCTTGGATGCTTGATGTAAGAAAAAGGATCTTAGAAACAGTTTGATGCTTACATGTTTGCAGCCATTGCCCAACCAATCTGTCTTCCGTTTCCCAGATTCTTGCTGATGGcttagtcttcttctctaaagagATGGGTAAATCTAGTGACTTTAGATTTTTCGAAATATAAATTATGGaaataacataaataattttGGATAATTTACTAAAAAAATCTCGAATAATGAGAGATTATGCCCAATGTTTGGTTTTTCTCTTTCCTCCTCATCCACTcttctcttcctccccttctccttcttttcctccATCTTCTCTTCATCAAAGTCTACTTAGATCACTCATTATACTTACtctcattcaaaaaatatatttaaaatatattaatatataaaagtatcctaaatttataataaaactaCAAAACtcaagttatcataaaaaagtatatatatatatatatatatatatatatatatatatatatatatatataattatcctaaattattcaaaaaatcatcatgatcgAATTATACTCTATCGTAGATTCgatacaaaaatattttattttaaaaattaatcatcctaattcataaaaaaaataataaataataaatgtatATTGTTTTTAAAAAGTTTGAATGGGTTTGCTAAAAATTCAAAGAGTAGGTTCACCCtaaaaataacatattttaaaaaattaattatcataaatttatatacaaataaaaaatgatattaaatatattattatcttaTCCTAGTAGTTTTGGGGAAGCTTTGATAGATTcgataaaaaatttaaagagttatacttgaaaaaattatatataaatatatttttggatGCCATCCAAAAGAAAATTATATCACCTGTTGAAATTGCCTTAAGATTAGTGCAATCGACATCAAGGGACGTGATGCTAGAATTACTCGTACGGAAACGCAATCACGCTATGGAGACTTGATTCTTCCGGTTGGGCGCAAAGGGGACCCACATTGTACCATTCTGTCACCAATCGCTAAGTAGGTGAGGCCGTGGTGCACAAAAAGTaggtacataaatatatacaagGATTGGCATTGCTTTAAGATGGGTGCGATTGAGAGATCAAGGGACGTCTATATCCTCCAAACTAATTCTTCGTCCCGGTGTCCCTCGCGCGATCGCGTTTCTTGGAGATCCAAACAAAACCCACCGTCTCAGGCGAACGCGAAGGTAAAAGGATGGAGCCTTGGGGTTAGGGTTTCGATCGACGCCCGAGAAGGATGCCGAGGAGCATGGGGAAGGGAGGGAAGAACGAGACCGACGACGAGAAGCGCTGCGAGCTACGTGCATCGACGGCACCAAGTGGCACTGCCACATCCGCGGCAAGATTCAACATGGTTTGACATATCCAGTGGTTTGTTATATCCACATTGAGGTATTTTGTCTTAGAAAACATGTAAAGCTTCAATATGATTAATCATGATCTGCAGAGAACAATGCAATAGGCAAATAGGAATGTTGCTTTGTTGAAATAGTGGATTACTGAATCCGAGCAGTTTGTAGGGCTATTCGGTCCTATTTCCAGCTGACTATGGAAAATATGAACAAAAGCGCTGTCAGTAGACCAAATCTATCAATGTCAATTTGCTGTTATAAGAAAATAAGAAGATTAACGAACTCCACATAATCCATTACAGTTTGACCTAATTGTCTATTTCCAGTGTAACCATCAGAAAGATAGACTGCCATTACAGCGTTAAAGAGAAGATGAAAGAAACTGATATAATTAAAGGGAAATAAACTAGGAGGAAATCAGTGACGACTAAAACATGTCTTCATTAGGTCAATTTTCACTAGTTAAACCTCATCATTTAATCTTGTGTTCCCCCTTATAACCTGATTTCCAATTGGAAATTGAAATTTTAATCTGTGAATATTaactcaatatattttataaaagagGGCCTTTGTTCTTTGAAAAAATTGTAGATCGTTAAATTATATACGGAAGAGTTGCAAAAATAAGCTCCTTTGGGACCATCCGGGTAAGTTGCAAGACTGGGATGCTTTATTGAATAAATCACTCTTAAGCTTCCTCCCTAATTGAGGAGCAAAAActtacttgaagaatagaaaaagTTAAATTTCTACACATGGATATGGAAGGATCAGTCCTATGGAAAAACTACTGCAAGAGGTGCATTTACTTTATTAAGATCAATGAATAATGAACTTACTCAGAGTTGGTAAGGGTGGCATTATCAGTGGAAACTTCTCATAATTCTTAGAATTTGATTTTCTGTTGAAAACTTCTACATAAATGACTCTCTACTGCTGATAGACTTTTAAAATTCCATTTGCATATTCAGCCTACATGTCCTTTCTGTCAAAATGTTTCTGAATTCATTGAACATCTTTTTTTAATGTTCCTTTTCTGCTAAATTTTGGGATTGGTGGCAAGATAACTTGCAGTTTACCTTTGAATATAAACATGCATGGGTTCAGGGTGACTTGTTGAAGGAAGTGTCTAATATTGGAATGGGAAAATTCATTCAGGCAGCCATTGAAAACTGACTCTCATTAATTTGGAAAATACATAATAATGCCCTGTATAATAGTTTAAAACCTTCCACTAGGTGAGCTGGGGCTTAGGCTCTGGCTCACACTAGCTACTATCTCAGAACAACAATGCCTGAAGAAATGATGCTAAGCAATACTCTTTGGCTTAAATGGCGAAAACCACATGTAAATTTAATACTGATGTATCTACTTCTTTTCAGGATGGAGGGGCTGGATTCATTTTATGATATCATAGAGGCAGTTGCAGTGCAGCAGGACTTATGTATATTCATAACAAATCAACTTTGCAATGTGAAACAATAGCTGTGAAGTTGGGGCTCCAGTTCACCATCAACAAAGGTCTCACTAAGCTTCAGACTGAAATGGACTCAATTACATTAGCAAATTTGCTGACCCTTATAAGCATCCATCATGGCTTGTAAATCATATTATTACATCATTTCAGATATTAAACACCTTTTTTATGACTCAATTCCtctactatcttgcattcttttagaGGATGTAATCAGACAGCAAATTGGGCTGCTAGGACAGCTAGAACTGATAAAATTGAGGATTTTTCCCCCACCCCCAAGATTTATATGTTACTTTGTAAAATGACTTAAACAAGTCCTTTGGTAGAGCTGTGAAATCTTAATAGATTTAcattttggaagaaaaaaaattctgCACTAGGCAAACATGACTGATTGACTTCATTAAAGGCTCAAGATGACTCACTTAAATCCAAATAGACCCAGGTTGCATCAAAATCATGCAATGTTACTGTTAATGACTATGTTTATTGGTGGATATTAGTATTGATGTGATGTATAGTACTTTAGGAACCATCTAGTATTGTATACAAATTAGTCCATTAGTAGCACCTCTGTCAGGAGATAGCAGCATCTCTTTTGAGCAAACATCAAATTTGGAATCATACAATCTTATGTTTGAACAGCATGTATAACTAGAAGTTGGCAGGATGTTGATGACGTACAATGTAGAAATGATATGAACTTGATGATTTACGATAAAAGTCAAGTGACTGCATACAATCGGTTTCCTGAAACTTTCTTCAACATTGAATTTTACTTTTTTGCATTCTTTTTTACGCCTTCAATTTGATTTTCCACAGCATTTCAATGATCTGAAAAATTGTACTATGATGATCAGATCAACAGTGTGCTCTGTGCTGGGGGAATGTTTGCTGATCATTCCCAGATGTGAGGTGTTACCTCCGCAGATTATTCTGTGACAAAGTGTGATGGTTATTGCTTCACCTTACGCGCTGGTAACAACATCTAACTCTATTAGGTTTTGTGTCCTGTTCTCATTTGAACTGAAGGGTATCATACTTTTTGTTCAATTTCTCACTTTTTCATAAGTTTCTTATATTTATATGCTTTGTTCAAAGATAAAGCTGTTCTAGAATTCATCAAGTTCCACATCAAAAGATTATGTTGACATGTGCTTCTCTAGAAGGTTTTCACCACGACGCTTTCCATGGACTTATTCCCCTGCATCTTTTCTTTGATCTCTGTCATGTGTCATCTACTTTAACCTTGTCCTGCTAACAGTCTTGTAGGCTTGTATCAATATCCTAATCCTCTATCCATcaaaaactgtcttctgtgcattGCGCTCATATTTTTCGACCTAAACATTTGAAGATTTAGGAGATGAACTGTTTGCTTGCTCTCACTGTGAGAACTTAATTATTTGGGTGAGATAATTGTACAATGCTTAGATGAATATTTTTCAACACTCGTGTCTTTCAGCAAAACACTATAAAGCTTAGAATACAGTAGTAAAGCACTAATTCTCAGACTTGACCAAACACTGTAGAGCTTCACGGCCACAGTTTATGTCGTGGAAAAATCACTGGAAAATAACACCAGACCTCCTCTCATAATACTTGTAGTGTCTGCTCGTGCTTTATTCGTCATAATCTAATGGTTTTCATTGGTCTAATTCTCTAACTTCCATTTCTGCTCCCGGCTTCCAGGTCCTCTTTGAGGCTCCCATTTGGCTTCGCCAGTCCCATCTCTATCTTCATCTTCCGTTCTTTGATCTGCTGTTTAGTCGATGCATGGTACATCATGTGCAGTACCAGCTGGGCCACTGCAAATGCCACTCCCAGGCCATTTGGAATCTGGAGATTAAGCAGCAGTTCTTAGGCACAaagaatatttgatgttttacttCAAAACATTGCCTACAGATGGCATGGAGATGTCCTTTTGCGTGCAGATGATATGCAGGTGTAGCTTTGGTAGGAGGGAGAATCATTTAAGTTGATATCAGGAGATAGTGAGATGATTAAAAatgagagagagaagaaatatttaaaacattctaaatatttttttataaaaaaaatctgcaTAGTTGACTCCAAATGATTGAAAtcttatggttttgttgttatATCAAAAGCATGACCTATGTATATGCAAGTATAGGTCGGTATATGTTACATGCAATCTTACCTAAGAAAAGAGAGTGAGATGGTGACGTATCTATCTAATTGGCATTATTTCTATCTACTAAAGGACCCGAATCCAAATCGAAATAAACCATACAGAAATAGACGCAAACACAGTTCTTTAAATCCCGTATCGATTTAATTAAACTATCAATATATTCTCCAGGTGAAAGAATATATACTTTACGTGACTCGTGATGGCCCACACGGTTCTTTCCAATCACGATAAGACATAGAAAGCGGAATAAATGGATGTGGAAACCGTCGCTGTTATCTGAACAGAGACATACTGGTCCGCATCCTCCGTTTTCTCCTTTTGGTTCACACATTGTACAGTACT encodes the following:
- the LOC103996313 gene encoding uncharacterized protein LOC103996313 isoform X2, with translation MAGEEELLASYPMYFGVSCAFVAIDLMSRRRCLDVESSRRSRLGEMMLKGSAQLLGLLVERAQSRGGAREMKLKKAELELDELKRRRTEDAKANEKVVAIFAAHEQRWIAERKSLRLQIQALVKELQIMKSKHEDAISNLEKRLEEDERVMLLKDEALEQEQKKRKEMEEKLQLAEEVAEAVTERAKQEAQDHSAELWKHKTAFVELVSSQRQMEAEMGRALRQAEAAKQELEEVLERKQEVAAMVDRLSREMVKMQKDSEQKDKILSAMLRKSKLDAAEKQRLLKEVKLSKAKKKQAELEMERWRNMWESKHKKSSRDLHSVDVGSSQIRRLELPLETSGHNPKNLLLDCFAAEGKKEQDSSTTIEDDNGTAAGCYDHYSSDEADEPDWIRRETEKYATILEQKHYAEIDAFAEQMRQKDEKLEAFRWRVLSMELETKQLKSHIEGLDGNLFHLREENIRLEAMLLDKEREIKSLKEEVNFHVRNVERNSSSFLPCPEACLSQSLWPEVKITNKRPTEKAEKDDQNDTEDTTVMQSGSRSEREVLLEESGSIDVDDTDSAESPSPTSNLQDRIDRTVSLSEDQANNISVTSSSANREIEKEEVNLARGNAQESNGLRKGCAETAGVMKNTSWKMDIQALAISYKIKRLKQQLVVLEKLVGSQANKDDASSTPDGSNYEKRDEHRQQLKGLLLLKSILHKQLKRYQSLEEKTDDLCRRMHENYRSGSRRESQNGRTNEQTVTLRRFLEETFQLQRYMVATGQKLMEMQTRIASTFSGAVMLDESVKFNMGQFSDIVRTLFREIQRGLEVRIARVIGDLEGTLACDGILHRWSCGHVV
- the LOC103996313 gene encoding uncharacterized protein LOC103996313 isoform X1, whose protein sequence is MAGEEELLASYPMYFGVSCAFVAIDLMSRRRCLDVESSRRSRLGEMMLKGSAQLLGLLVERAQSRGGAREMKLKKAELELDELKRRRTEDAKANEKVVAIFAAHEQRWIAERKSLRLQIQALVKELQIMKSKHEDAISNLEKRLEEDERVMLLKDEALEQEQKKRKEMEEKLQLAEEVAEAVTERAKQEAQDHSAELWKHKTAFVELVSSQRQMEAEMGRALRQAEAAKQELEEVLERKQEVAAMVDRLSREMVKMQKDSEQKDKILSAMLRKSKLDAAEKQRLLKEVKLSKAKKKQAELEMERWRNMWESKHKKSSRDLHSVDVGSSQIRRLELPLETSGHNPKNLLLDCFAAEGKKEQDSSTTIEDDNGTAAGCYDHYSSDEADEPGMDDLQRLQDWIRRETEKYATILEQKHYAEIDAFAEQMRQKDEKLEAFRWRVLSMELETKQLKSHIEGLDGNLFHLREENIRLEAMLLDKEREIKSLKEEVNFHVRNVERNSSSFLPCPEACLSQSLWPEVKITNKRPTEKAEKDDQNDTEDTTVMQSGSRSEREVLLEESGSIDVDDTDSAESPSPTSNLQDRIDRTVSLSEDQANNISVTSSSANREIEKEEVNLARGNAQESNGLRKGCAETAGVMKNTSWKMDIQALAISYKIKRLKQQLVVLEKLVGSQANKDDASSTPDGSNYEKRDEHRQQLKGLLLLKSILHKQLKRYQSLEEKTDDLCRRMHENYRSGSRRESQNGRTNEQTVTLRRFLEETFQLQRYMVATGQKLMEMQTRIASTFSGAVMLDESVKFNMGQFSDIVRTLFREIQRGLEVRIARVIGDLEGTLACDGILHRWSCGHVV